In one window of Rhodanobacter sp. FDAARGOS 1247 DNA:
- a CDS encoding SO2930 family diheme c-type cytochrome: MTAGRHWRYALPLLGWLLLAGCQQGMAPVAFHAEGRPQKLGDWHVVEVHDGKLQLNAGVVPYDLNTPLFTDYAHKLRTIWMPAGTSAKYNPTDTLDFPVGTVISKTFYYPRAADGKVGEVLRNDDYSRDFAGQGLDMAHVHLVETRILVHRKDGWAAIPYVWNEAQTEATLARTGAVLPMTLVADQPAAGIPAREDFNYVVPDESQCASCHAQDWVSRKIHPIGPKARHLNKDYHYAEGSANQLEHLVKLGYLGGLPAAADVPRDANWKDPHAPLDARARAYLDINCGHCHNANGAANTTGLTLDYTTPEDRHLGICKPPTAAGQGTGDHFFDIVPGQPDESILPYRLSSTEPGVMMPELGRSTVHREGVALIKAWIAAQPGSCVAIH, encoded by the coding sequence ATGACGGCAGGGCGACACTGGCGTTACGCACTTCCACTGCTGGGATGGCTGCTGCTGGCAGGATGCCAGCAGGGCATGGCGCCGGTGGCCTTCCACGCCGAGGGCCGACCGCAGAAGCTCGGTGACTGGCACGTGGTCGAGGTCCACGACGGCAAGCTGCAGCTCAACGCCGGCGTGGTGCCGTACGACCTCAACACGCCGCTGTTCACCGACTACGCGCACAAGCTGCGCACGATCTGGATGCCCGCGGGCACGTCGGCAAAATACAACCCGACCGACACCCTGGACTTCCCGGTCGGCACGGTGATCAGCAAGACCTTCTATTACCCGCGCGCCGCCGACGGCAAGGTGGGCGAGGTCCTGCGCAATGACGACTACTCGCGCGACTTCGCCGGGCAGGGCCTGGACATGGCGCACGTGCACCTGGTCGAAACGCGCATCCTGGTCCATCGCAAGGACGGCTGGGCGGCGATTCCCTATGTGTGGAACGAGGCGCAGACCGAAGCCACCCTGGCGCGCACCGGCGCGGTGCTGCCGATGACCCTGGTCGCCGACCAGCCGGCCGCCGGCATACCTGCCCGCGAGGACTTCAACTACGTGGTGCCCGACGAAAGCCAGTGCGCCAGCTGCCATGCGCAGGACTGGGTCAGCCGCAAGATCCATCCGATCGGGCCGAAGGCGCGCCACCTCAACAAGGACTATCACTACGCCGAGGGCAGCGCCAACCAGCTCGAACACCTGGTGAAGCTGGGCTACCTCGGCGGCCTGCCCGCCGCGGCCGACGTCCCCCGCGACGCGAACTGGAAAGATCCGCACGCACCGCTGGACGCCCGCGCCCGCGCCTACCTCGACATCAACTGCGGCCACTGCCACAACGCCAACGGCGCGGCCAACACCACCGGCCTCACGCTCGACTACACCACGCCGGAAGACCGTCACCTGGGCATCTGCAAGCCGCCGACCGCGGCCGGCCAGGGCACCGGCGACCACTTCTTCGACATCGTGCCGGGCCAGCCGGACGAGTCGATCCTGCCCTACCGGCTGTCGTCGACCGAACCGGGCGTGATGATGCCGGAGCTCGGCCGCAGCACCGTGCACCGCGAGGGCGTGGCGCTGATCAAGGCATGGATCGCGGCGCAGCCGGGGAGCTGCGTGGCGATCCACTGA
- a CDS encoding TonB-dependent receptor, with translation MRQRPLSISLRKLLFGGSTLLLLCSPSLAFGADAPPQDAAGSNAPASDPVKDVTQLGKITVTAQSRSQEMQEVPIPLQIVTAKQIDTLAATDLSRMDIFVPGLVVGADQPTQPSYQMRGIETSNFGIGTESAVGVYVDGVYAARSGGALLAFNDIARIEVLKGPQGTLFGRNAAAGAISIVTNEPSDHFEGKARVRFGNDGRKYADALVNVPVNRDMAVRMSVLDNRSDGWIKDAATGESYGKDHDWGSRLVWRWNATPDTRVLLAWDHEQLKQPPQPAIGLIAKSDYVTRDPPFNDEVPPFPADSSSYLDPRHAPLYNDTVNAGEKRHFDGATLTVDHSFSWGSLTSTTAWRHFNTYNRGDYDGTNNRATYLDTANIESNNSWYQEFKFAGTAGIADWVGGVSYYDEHARQTSQTNVFTDSVDSLAMNVGGNPFTDTFAFYDSVLPLLGFGQYHLLGNPWREQIDNVGRFKAYAAYGDVIWHLTDRLSLTTGARFTRDEKQFSWFNPLRQAPELDATIAELLPQLAALGIVIDPSPFQQNLIFNAAGGAPVNVLVKDKNSWNDFSPRVVLDYKFTPDVMGYASVTKGYKAGGYNSVQIGSRFDPEKVLNYEAGLKTLFPEQHLLLNGSVYYYRYDNKQSLTLDPNSAGSGVPRYLVSSTDQEAHGLEFEAQWQPVDAFKLSFTGAYIDATYRQAVAPSGADLSGQPTGEPLFSFASSLSYTWQGVAGGALEFDLSHAYRGKSRCNRDSQLQGTCQISPNFDTGVAQQRTDARLDWHAADDQWGVALYANNVFNKRYVTGVNNISTSVFGTPFASITPPRAVGVELRVKF, from the coding sequence ATGCGTCAACGCCCACTTTCGATCAGCCTGCGCAAACTGCTGTTCGGCGGCAGCACGCTGCTGTTGCTGTGCAGCCCGTCGCTGGCCTTCGGCGCCGACGCGCCGCCGCAGGATGCCGCCGGCAGCAATGCGCCGGCGAGTGACCCGGTCAAGGACGTCACCCAGCTGGGCAAGATCACCGTCACCGCGCAAAGCCGCTCGCAGGAAATGCAGGAAGTGCCGATCCCGCTGCAGATCGTCACCGCGAAGCAGATCGACACGCTGGCGGCGACCGACCTCAGCCGGATGGACATCTTCGTGCCCGGCCTGGTGGTCGGCGCCGACCAGCCGACCCAGCCGAGCTACCAGATGCGCGGCATCGAGACCAGCAACTTCGGCATCGGCACCGAGTCGGCCGTGGGCGTCTACGTCGATGGCGTCTATGCGGCCCGCTCCGGCGGCGCGCTGCTGGCGTTCAACGACATCGCGCGGATCGAAGTGCTGAAGGGGCCGCAGGGCACGCTGTTCGGCCGCAATGCCGCCGCCGGCGCGATCTCGATCGTCACCAACGAACCCAGCGACCACTTCGAGGGCAAGGCCCGCGTGCGCTTCGGCAACGACGGCCGCAAGTACGCCGACGCCCTGGTCAACGTGCCGGTGAACCGCGACATGGCCGTGCGCATGAGCGTGCTGGACAACCGCAGCGACGGCTGGATCAAGGACGCCGCCACCGGCGAAAGCTACGGCAAGGACCACGACTGGGGCAGCCGCCTGGTGTGGCGCTGGAACGCCACGCCCGACACCCGCGTGCTGCTGGCGTGGGACCACGAACAACTCAAGCAGCCGCCGCAGCCGGCGATCGGGCTGATCGCGAAATCGGACTACGTGACGCGGGACCCTCCGTTCAACGACGAGGTCCCGCCGTTTCCGGCCGATTCGTCGAGCTACCTCGATCCGCGCCATGCGCCGCTGTACAACGACACGGTGAATGCGGGCGAGAAGCGCCACTTCGACGGCGCCACGCTCACCGTCGACCACTCCTTCAGCTGGGGCAGCCTCACCTCGACCACCGCGTGGCGGCACTTCAACACCTACAACCGCGGCGACTACGACGGCACCAACAACCGCGCCACCTATCTCGACACCGCCAACATCGAGAGCAACAACAGCTGGTACCAGGAATTCAAGTTCGCCGGCACCGCCGGCATCGCCGACTGGGTCGGCGGCGTCAGCTACTACGACGAACACGCGCGGCAGACCAGCCAGACCAACGTGTTCACCGACAGCGTCGATTCGCTGGCGATGAACGTGGGCGGCAATCCGTTCACCGACACCTTCGCCTTCTACGATTCGGTGTTGCCGTTGCTGGGCTTCGGCCAGTACCACCTGCTGGGCAATCCCTGGCGCGAGCAGATCGATAACGTTGGTCGCTTCAAGGCCTACGCCGCGTACGGCGACGTGATCTGGCATCTCACCGATCGGCTCAGCCTCACCACCGGTGCTCGCTTCACCCGGGACGAAAAGCAGTTCTCCTGGTTCAATCCGCTGCGTCAGGCGCCGGAACTGGACGCCACCATTGCCGAACTGCTGCCGCAATTGGCCGCACTCGGCATCGTCATTGACCCCAGTCCCTTCCAGCAGAACCTGATCTTCAACGCCGCCGGCGGCGCCCCGGTCAACGTGCTGGTGAAGGACAAGAACAGCTGGAACGACTTCAGCCCCCGCGTGGTGCTGGACTACAAGTTCACCCCCGACGTGATGGGCTACGCCTCGGTGACCAAGGGCTACAAGGCCGGCGGCTACAACAGCGTGCAGATCGGCTCGCGCTTCGACCCGGAGAAGGTGCTCAACTACGAGGCCGGCCTGAAGACCCTGTTCCCCGAGCAGCACCTGCTGCTGAACGGCTCGGTGTACTACTACCGCTACGACAACAAGCAGTCGCTCACGCTCGATCCCAACAGCGCCGGCTCCGGCGTGCCGCGCTACCTGGTCAGCAGCACCGACCAGGAAGCCCACGGCCTGGAGTTCGAGGCGCAATGGCAACCGGTGGATGCGTTCAAGCTCAGCTTCACCGGTGCCTACATCGACGCCACCTACCGCCAAGCGGTGGCGCCGTCGGGCGCCGACCTGTCCGGCCAGCCCACCGGCGAGCCGCTGTTCTCGTTTGCCAGCTCGCTGTCGTACACCTGGCAGGGCGTGGCGGGCGGCGCGCTGGAGTTCGACCTGTCGCATGCCTACCGCGGCAAGTCGCGCTGCAACCGCGACTCGCAACTGCAGGGCACCTGCCAGATCAGCCCGAACTTCGACACCGGCGTCGCCCAGCAACGCACCGACGCGCGGCTGGACTGGCATGCGGCCGACGACCAGTGGGGCGTCGCGCTGTACGCCAACAACGTGTTCAACAAGCGCTACGTGACCGGGGTGAACAATATCTCCACCAGCGTGTTCGGCACGCCGTTCGCCAGCATCACCCCACCACGCGCGGTCGGCGTCGAATTGCGCGTGAAATTCTGA
- a CDS encoding coniferyl aldehyde dehydrogenase, whose amino-acid sequence MTESQPLTADLQRLREAQAREPMPGWALRAQRLRKLETMLREQRKAFAAAIHADFGQRPVEETDLLEIFPSLSAIRHALGHGRRWMKPRRRLADWLFLPARTELRPQPLGVVGIIVPWNYPLYLAVGPLVDALVAGNRAMLKMSEFTPRFSALFAEQMARYFAADEVLVVNGDAAVAQAFSALPFDHLLFTGSTAVGHHVMRAAAANLTPVTLELGGKSPAIIGPGARFDHAVERIVFGKLVNAGQTCIAPDYVLLPRARIPAFIEAAGKVLAQMYPALGQNGQYASIVSDRQYQRLTGLRDDALAAGAQLHRLGEAGEDAASRLLPPQLLTGVSDDMAVMREEIFGPLLPLVPYDHLDDAIAHVRARPHPLALYLFEHDQALVDRVLARTHAGGVSVNDTLYHIAQHKLPFGGVGASGMGGYHGEAGFRTFSHLKPVFRQARLNGTGLLNPPYGARFRRMLELLLKRG is encoded by the coding sequence ATGACCGAAAGCCAGCCGCTGACCGCCGACCTGCAACGCCTGCGCGAGGCGCAGGCGCGCGAACCGATGCCGGGGTGGGCGCTGCGCGCGCAGCGCCTGCGCAAGCTGGAGACGATGCTGCGCGAGCAGCGCAAGGCTTTCGCCGCCGCGATCCACGCCGACTTCGGCCAGCGCCCGGTCGAGGAAACCGACCTGCTGGAGATCTTCCCCAGCCTGTCGGCGATCCGCCACGCGCTCGGCCATGGCCGGCGCTGGATGAAGCCGCGGCGGCGCCTGGCCGACTGGCTGTTCCTGCCCGCGCGCACCGAACTGCGCCCGCAGCCGCTGGGCGTGGTCGGCATCATCGTGCCGTGGAACTATCCGCTGTACCTGGCCGTCGGTCCGCTGGTCGACGCGCTGGTGGCCGGCAACCGCGCGATGCTGAAGATGAGCGAGTTCACCCCGCGTTTCTCGGCGCTGTTCGCCGAGCAGATGGCCCGCTATTTCGCCGCCGACGAAGTGCTGGTGGTGAACGGCGACGCGGCGGTGGCGCAGGCGTTTTCCGCGCTGCCGTTCGACCACCTGCTGTTCACCGGCTCCACCGCGGTGGGCCACCACGTGATGCGCGCGGCGGCCGCCAACCTCACCCCGGTGACGCTGGAGCTGGGCGGCAAGTCACCGGCGATCATCGGCCCCGGGGCGCGCTTCGACCACGCGGTGGAGCGCATCGTGTTCGGCAAGCTGGTCAATGCGGGGCAGACCTGCATCGCGCCCGACTACGTGCTGCTGCCGCGCGCCCGGATACCGGCGTTCATCGAGGCCGCCGGCAAGGTACTGGCGCAGATGTACCCCGCGCTGGGCCAGAACGGCCAGTACGCCAGCATCGTTTCCGACCGGCAGTACCAGCGCCTTACCGGCCTGCGCGATGACGCGCTGGCCGCCGGCGCGCAATTGCACCGGCTCGGCGAGGCCGGCGAGGACGCCGCCAGCCGGCTGCTGCCGCCGCAGCTGCTCACCGGCGTCAGCGACGACATGGCGGTGATGCGCGAGGAAATCTTCGGCCCGCTGCTGCCGCTGGTGCCGTACGACCACCTGGATGACGCGATCGCCCACGTCCGCGCGCGGCCGCATCCGCTGGCCCTGTACCTGTTCGAGCACGACCAGGCGCTGGTCGACCGCGTGCTGGCGCGCACCCACGCCGGCGGCGTCAGCGTCAACGACACGCTGTACCACATCGCCCAGCACAAGCTGCCGTTCGGCGGCGTCGGCGCCTCGGGCATGGGCGGCTATCACGGCGAAGCGGGCTTCCGCACGTTTTCGCACCTGAAGCCGGTGTTCCGGCAGGCCCGCCTGAACGGCACCGGCCTGCTCAACCCGCCGTACGGGGCGCGCTTCCGGCGCATGCTCGAGTTGTTGTTGAAGCGCGGTTGA